CCAACAGCAAGAACACCAGATCCACGGGATGCTCGTCGATGGATTCGAAATCGATGGGGTTTTCCAGCCGCGCGAAGACTCCGTACAGGCGCTCCAGGCTGGGCAGTTTGCCATGCGGAATGGCGATGCCATTGCCAACCCCGGTGGTGCCCAGACGCTCGCGCTCCAACAGCACGTCGAACACCGCCCGTTCGTGCAGGCCGGTAATGTCGGCAGCCCGCTTGGCCAGTTCCTGCAGCGCCTGCTTCTTACTGGTCGCCTTAAGATCGGCGATAACGCTCTCGGGACTCAGGATGTCCACGATTTCCATGGCCGTAATCCCCTTCAGCTCTCAGACCCTTCCGGGTCAATCCAACCGATATTGCCGTCCGGACGCCGATAGACCACGTTCAACCGTCCATGGGCGCGATTATGGAACAGCATCACACATTGATCGGCCAGATCCATGCGCATCACAGCCTGACTGACGGTCAGGTTGTCCACTTGGGTCGGCAGCTCGGCGATGATCACGGGCGCCTCGTCGCCGACCGGTTCGTCGACTCCGCTATCGTCCTCCGGCGCCAGCACGTATTGCTGGGCGGTGATCTTGGCTTCCGTCGCTTGATCTTTGTGATAATCCTTGATGCGGCGCTTGTAGCGGCGCAGCTGCTTATCGATGCGCTCCAAGGCGCCATCAAAAGCGCCATAGGCCTCATTGCCTTTGTTGACTCCTTGGACCACGAGGCCACGGCCCGCATGAACCTGTATGTCGGAGCGGAACTGATGCGCTTCCTTGGAGAACACGACCGTGGCATCAATGGCCCGGTCGAAATACTTTGCGACAACGGCGGAAAGGGTGTCGTCCACATGAACACCGAGGGCTTCCCCCACGTCCATGTTTTTGCCTTTAACGGTTATATCCATGCCTTGGAACTATTTCCTGTTGTTCCCGGGTCACTTACGCCGAAATCCACGTGACCGGCGCTCCGCCGGGGC
The sequence above is drawn from the Magnetospira sp. QH-2 genome and encodes:
- the ptsN gene encoding PTS IIA-like nitrogen regulatory protein PtsN, whose product is MEIVDILSPESVIADLKATSKKQALQELAKRAADITGLHERAVFDVLLERERLGTTGVGNGIAIPHGKLPSLERLYGVFARLENPIDFESIDEHPVDLVFLLLAPESAGADHLKALARVSRLLRDAGVCEKLRGTNRAEALYALLTEAATSRAA
- the hpf gene encoding ribosome hibernation-promoting factor, HPF/YfiA family gives rise to the protein MDITVKGKNMDVGEALGVHVDDTLSAVVAKYFDRAIDATVVFSKEAHQFRSDIQVHAGRGLVVQGVNKGNEAYGAFDGALERIDKQLRRYKRRIKDYHKDQATEAKITAQQYVLAPEDDSGVDEPVGDEAPVIIAELPTQVDNLTVSQAVMRMDLADQCVMLFHNRAHGRLNVVYRRPDGNIGWIDPEGSES